One window of Salmo salar chromosome ssa11, Ssal_v3.1, whole genome shotgun sequence genomic DNA carries:
- the LOC106561969 gene encoding FAS-associated death domain protein, with translation MSTFNSVLLKISGELVGDQLEKMKFLCIKEIGKNRLEKMTSGLQLFTVLMERNKLGPDNTVFLVSLLTDIGRLDLADKLTNCESQYAGSPNSLPNDEEQAKLDVATEVITNRIGRKWQTYGRKLGLPEAKLDHIAQKHPNNLEEQVVELLKEWRKMQKAEAKTDTLIQALRSCDQNYTADRIQTELEKLNANGGQ, from the exons ATGAGTACGTTTAACAGCGTTTTGCTGAAGATTTCAGGTGAACTTGTTGGTGATCAATTGGAGAAAATGAAGTTCCTGTGTATTAAAGAAATAGGAAAAAATCGTCTCGAGAAGATGACCAGTGGCTTACAACTTTTCACGGTCCTAATGGAAAGAAATAAACTTGGACCTGACAACACAGTATTTCTAGTTTCGCTTTTGACAGACATTGGTCGCCTAGATCTTGCGGACAAACTTACCAACTGTGAAAGTCAATATGCTGGATCACCGAATTCTCTTCCTAACGACGAGGAGCAAG CAAAACTTGACGTTGCAACAGAAGTGATCACTAACCGCATTGGAAGGAAGTGGCAAACATATGGTCGTAAACTTGGTCTGCCAGAGGCCAAACTGGACCATATCGCGCAGAAGCACCCGAATAACCTGGAAGAGCAAGTGGTGGAGCTTTTGAAGGAATGGCGGAAAATGCAGAAAGCTGAGGCCAAAACAGACACTTTGATACAGGCCCTTCGCTCCTGTGATCAGAACTACACTGCTGATCGGATACAGACAGAACTTGAAAAACTTAATGCCAATGGTGGACAGTGA